Genomic window (Pleurodeles waltl isolate 20211129_DDA chromosome 2_2, aPleWal1.hap1.20221129, whole genome shotgun sequence):
TGAACTAGGGCCTTTGTCTGAACTTGTCACCTAAAAGTCTAGAACCGGGGAACAGAGCAAAccatattattataaaaatatatattatctatCCAAGCACATTGCACAGCAATTGGAAAAGGATTAAGACATCCTAATAAATATCATTTGTTTTCCCACAAACGGCATTACAATCTGAAATAAAACATTCAGTAAAATAAAGATTAAACGTTTACTGTATATAAAAACGCATTTAAGTGCAAAGCTTATTGCCAAATTTTAATGTTAAGTACGAGTAATTCTTAACATTCTACATTCTGTTTAACCCAAACCACACAATCCTTGTAAATAGGAATCTTTACAGTGGCTGAATTTCACTTAGGTTAATCTTAAATTCTACGGGCTGAAGACTCTGCACTTCACATCCACATTTAGGACATGTGAAGTACATGTCAAACAAATAGTTACTTTTAACACAATAATAACAGAATACATGTGCACAGCCTATTGTATGCGGCATGGTGGGCCACTCACCGCAAAGAGAGCATTCTTTACTATGCACAGACACTGATTCAGAATTAGTAGTAGCACTCAGACTAGGCTTGAAGCAAGAAAATAATCTTGCTTTGAGCCTTTGAAAATTAATGAGAGGTAAGAGAAAAATAAGAAATTCAGCAAAACCGTGCCATAAAAGTTCTCTGTTCATGTATTCAAAGCCTACTTGACGGACACTCTGAGGCCTACAGAAAACAGACCTTATCCCCAGAAGTCGCTCTGTCAGTGTTGCAAACTTTCCATTCTGAAGGAAAACCAAGAAGTTCAGCAGCCCACTTAGCTTAAGAAGCCCTGCTGTAAAACTAACAATATGTTTGGTTTTGCTGAAGGTCGATCCAAATGGGTGGTTACTGAACAAATCATAAGATCTTTCTTCCAACCATCGTCCTCCTACAGTGCAAATCAGATACCATAATTTCTGCTGTTTATTCAAAGGCTGATACTTCTCGATTTGGGATAGATTATTTCTGTACTTGATATCCATAATGGTCTGTCCCACAGTAGCATTCTTGGAGTAGACTGTGAATCTCCATAGGAAAATCCATAAAAATGCTTTTAATTCAGGCTCAATGCGGGCTAGTAAGCCTGGTTTAAACCCATGAAAACACTGAGTGAACTGGGACCAAACTAGCTGCTCCAGAGCTTTGTTGAGTTCAAGAGCATCCAACTGACTTATTCTGAGCACAGGGTTGATGTCTTCTGAATGCATTACTTTGGAAGCCATGGTGTTCTCAACTATGGTCCTGCAGGAAAAATAATTGGAAAACATTACTGTGGGTTTCTGCTTTTCAAAATAATTTCAGATGTacgcttatttgcaaaataaatgttaaaataaaacccTATACACACTTCattaaaattgcaaaaatcaagtGTTGCTGTTCCCAAAGTGTTAAAATGATCCATCTGATCAGGCATGTCCATATTTCCTGCAGCAATGGAATGCCTCTAATAAACTTTTGCCCCTCGGACCATAATGTTATCAGAAAGACCTGAAAAACATAAAATCTTGGCCTTTTATAAAGCACAACACTAAACAGCTCATGACAAAGCATCTCTTCCTTCTCATTAAAGTCTAAAAATAAACAGTAAGAACACCTTTGGGGAGGATCTGGTTACTAAGAAGGAAAGTGTTAACATATTTATACCAAACCAGGAAACGGGCTAATCCCACTCAAAGCATTCACCTATATTAAGTGCAAAATACTCTTACTTGCCGACTTCCTGCAATTACTGCTACACCTGTACTAACCCACTTATTGCTGgggggattattattatttttttttttttttttttttttttaagagtgcaACATTGCGTGGGCCTCAAGATACTGAAATGTTACGATGAATtcgaggtgggtgagccaacaagcATCAGCTTTGGCTCTAAAAGCCTGTGCACAAGCCAATCTTTGAAAATACGTGGCATGTATATCATGCAACAAAGTCATTTTAGCATACAAGTGATCTTTAAAAtcccaaaaagtgtatttctttaacacaccAACTGACCTTAGTATATCAAATTATATCGCTGCACAGACAAGTAATTATTAAGGGTGGGAGCTTTTAAACATGAACTCAGAAATGTTCCTATCCCCATCCTGATGGAATTGTCATTAGAGAACCGAACCCTACATGAGGTCTAATGTCGTCTTATAATTGGAGCACAATTAAagactattaaatcaaacacaacagAGGTTTTTGTACAATGCACATCCTCAATGCACATTTTTGAAGGtgccctcatatgtgataatgaagaaaaaggaaccccagtgaaataaaatatttgttgaGGACCATACAGTTTGGGAACGAGAGGCAGCAGAGATTGTGCCCATGTTTTCTGGTTCCACAGTTCAGCTGCTGGATGGGTATACCTAACATAAAAGGTCAATGTATTTTCCTTAATTCGTGGACCATGCGAATGGTGCATGAGGGGAAAGGAAGAGTTCGCATTTTATTTTTGACAATTTTACACATACAAACCTTGTCCAAGAACAGCACTGCTCTTCTCACCAGACATCTTTATCTACTTTCCCAGCACAGGAAGAATTGCCAGGGTTCACAAGATGCGGAGTGAAGGCTGTCACAATCAAAAAGGAATAGCTTCCTGGAGTCATTTTGAAAAGATTCAATGACTTCACTTGGTCAATTCCTGTAGTTATCTGGTGACGTCATCAGAAAGCTCTAACAACAGATCTTTACTGTTTGGTCCCTGGCAGCCAAATAGGTGTGCTGAAAGAGTAGGGGGTTGCCACTAGGCCATTTCTTTTGAGTTTGCCTCCCCTTGACTGAAATTTTGGTCTATGGCTCCTtctgaggaggaagtggaggagggggagtagtagtagtagtagtaggcaGGTATAAATCTGCAATTATAAGTGTTTGTGATAATGCAATAAGTGGAGAATGTGTGTTGAGGGGATTAAGGTAAGTGTTACTGTTAGACAAGCATTTTGTGATGAACTGTGGTTGAGGCCTGTAATTGGGCTTCTATGTAATATTGTGAGCAGCCAAGCTGCTGAAGGGTGGCTGGTTTGAGGGTTACTATAAATGTTAATGCAAGTGGTTGGCTGTTGGTGTTGTGATGGAGTGCTTACTAGAAACTGATGAAAAGTAGCTTGAATAAATACTGTTTTAAGTGGCACAGTATCACAAAAGTGGGGAAAGAAGTATTTTTGTGTGTGGTATTTTGAGTTATTAGTTAGTGTGGCTGGATGCAGAGAGGAGTGAGTAAGCATCAGTGTAATCTTTGACAAGTGGTCATCAGTGGGGAGGGGAACAAGTGATGCTGCAATAtatggtgggtgtgctgtgtgcaAGTGTTAGTGTGAGATGTAAATGGCTATAAATGATTAGATGGTGTAAGAGTATAGGCACGTAGATTATAGAGGAGAGTTGTGTTTTAAGTGAACGATGAGTTATTCCTTAATCATGTGACTAATGATCAGGATCAATTGAGAAGGTGAATGGCGTGGATAATACAGGTACCAGTAAGTTGTACAAGTAACACTGAATGATAAGAGAGGGGGTTGAGTGTGTTGTGGAAAATGGCCACAAAATGATGTGGTGCAAATAGCGGAGGTGGTGAAAATAGCTGAGGTTAATGTTCTGTGCGATCATATGTTTGCAGTGTGATAGATGCGACTGGCAGTTTATGCTGTGCAAGGATGAAAACAGCTGTGGGTGAGACATAACTGAACAACATGAGTGACTGGTTATGTTGATGAACGGTTGTTAAAATGGCTGAGGGAGAGTTCAATGTGAGAGCAAATGGGTGAATTTGTTGACTGCTGGTGATCGTTTGCATTAAAGAAGAATATGGTTTAATAAGTGCTGTTTGTGGGTGGTAGTATAACTGGTGTTGCAGAATAGCTGGGGGTAAATGTGCAAAGTGACTGAAGCAAAGTGGTTTTATAAGATGGTATTTGGATCTGTTTTAAAGTATGTAGCTGACAAGTGCTAAAAGCTTAATAATATAACTGCTGCAGGTAAGTGGAAGTGACTGGGAATGAGTGATGTGGTCAAAACGGTTCTGTGAATGGCCAAATTATGACAGCGGCAGGTCATTGCAATCAGAGCCCAAGTACTGTGGGGATTAGTCTGTTGTAGTCTGGTCAACATATATTGTGCTTATATGACAGTGAATTGTGTTTATAGTACGTTCGGTTTACAACTTATGAGTGAGCAATGGGTTTGTCAGTTGCATGGAGTGTGCAGGTTGTGTGGTTGCTTCCACCCGCTCCCCCGAAAGACCAGTGTTACAGGTGGCTGAAAGTGTGGTGTGCTGTGTGTTTAAGAGTGAATGGGTGGTGGCATGGATGAGTGATGCTGCAACTGAGAGGTATATGTGAGTGACGGTGAGAGACTGGCGTAAACAATTAAGTATTGTGGATTGTGCTAttagtttgtggtgatgagtgccaCTCAGAAATGTTGCAGGTGGCTTAGTGGTGTTGTGTGAGCCCAAGTGGTATGCTGAGAGGCAAAGTGCTATAATGAGTAAATGAATGGTTGCAGGGGCAAGTTATATTGTGAACAGGTGAAATACATGATGAATGTTATGAGTTATGCAAGTGGCGCTATCAAAGGATAAGTTGTAGCATAAGTATGTGAATGGCTGAGCGGGAGGTCAAGTGAGTTTGACGGCTTGGTGAAGAACATGAGTAAATGGGCGAGTTATATTGTGAAATATGGGAACGGTATTACAATTGAGGGATGACGAGTCGATGGTGAGTGAATTATGTgaatgtgtgagtaagtgacaTTGCAGAGTTACGCTGCAAAAAGCTGGTTGAGTTAGAAGTTGCTGTGGGCAAAATAGAGTGGAAAATGAGTTTTTAGTGGCAAATTGCAAGAAAATTATGAGTGGCACTGCGAGTAGCGGATTAAGTGTGTGGCTAAGGGTCTTCAAAGATGAATAAGATCAAGTGGTTCTGGTGAGTGCTATTTGGTGGGTTCGGAGGTTGTGGATGACTCAAAACAGTTTAACTTGTAGAATCATTGTAACCCTTGTTCTActggtgtgcccaattctgctcaTTTTAAGAAAATATGTAGTGAATTTTTGCAAACTACTGAGGGTTCTGTAGAGGGCCTGGCTGTAGCTGTCGTATGAGTGGCTAATGCATACATATGgaggcctaaaaaaaataaaaaatcataaaaatgttactaggcctgcaagtcgagtaacttaaataatctactcgacctaactgtaatgtacttgacccgtaaataggtctcaaattgtgtgatcctaggcaaactgGTTGCAGAGTCGCCATTATCTTCATTCACACATatgactgcaccttcaaatatgtgagctcagcatttctgcagtacaaaaaaaaaatatttcatttgaATAAGTAGActctaaagtttgctgcatgcatcacaagaatctagcccacatttagggaacacatgacccatgacttgcttttagtttTCAACAGCATGGTCACCAGGGAAGGAATATTTCTCAGTTTACGTTTAAACACTCACttctaataaatatattactaaaccatgatgtcaTTGCATATTGCAATCTACACACAGTAAAttcccaagaaatgtccaaaaatattTCCATTAACTTgcagatttactgataaaactatatagtgtattagcaatctgtgaaaattgggtttcagaaaacatatcctttgcacaccaACACCTAAagaattctgatttgttttcatcctattaaaatgtttttcatcacacagaaatacaaaaccaactactgaaatatattttgaaatgtttgtacagttgagctagtcatttaaatgttgtgtgttagggaaaACCAGACACACTATCATTTAATTTATATTCTATTCTAAACAGCAGGTCACATAGTTCACCTtaaaaagtcctggaactctgcattcagaaggaaaattaattgttaagacaaactgacttttgacctctgtctgtgaacacagagcaaatgtgacataagaacaagatgtataaacatattttattgcccctctgctttctgactgaacagaccaCCTGTTCTTTGCCAGAAGGGGCAAGAAAGTCCTAAAAACAGGCCTGATCAATTATGACTCACAAATAGTTTGACCTGTTCAATTGTGACTCGCCAATTAAACATAGCAAGTGGTTGAgcagatttttcgagccctgatatTAAGCTGTTACCTTAAAATTCTATATCACCTTTCTGGAATTCAACCAGATCTTCCACCCTACTCGTACGGGGTTTCGACCACAGCATAGTACAGAAACTGCTCTACTGGCAGTAATGGAGAAAGCTAGATATCTGTTAGATCAAGGAGGTTCAGCCTCAATCATTCTTTTAGATCTGAGCAAGGCCTTCGACATGGTTGATCATGCCACGCTTTGTGCTGCATAGCGCAATTTGGTATTGGAAGCTGTGCTTTAGAATGGCTCCTTTCTTGAGAGCTGCACCTTTCAGGTCCTTGACCACATGAGCTGTGGGGTGTCTCAGGGAtcttccctgagccccactctctaACATTTATATGTGCCCCTTAGCAGAGATTGTTCGCTCCTATGGGCTTTCAGTAGTCTCATATGCTGATAATACTCAGCTAGTGATATCAATCTCTAATACTACCAGCTCTTCCCACCCAAGTCTTTCTCCCGGTCTCCAGGAAGTagccaaatggatggccaactgCAAACTCAAACTGAACGAAGACAAAACTGAGGTGATGACACTGGGTAACAACCTGTTTTAGTTTTCCCCCTGCCCATCTTGAGAATGTACCCTGTTCAAAGCCTGTGATAAAGAGTCCTGCTTTGTGGCTTAACTAGCCTCACTATAGTACTCCAGGTGAAGTATTTTGCTGCCAACTGTTTTGGGATATTAAGACTACTAAGAAAAGTATTGAATCTTCTTCCTTTTTTGGCAAGAAGACTTATCATCCCGGCCCTCGTTAACTCCAGGATCGACTGAGGAATGCCCTGTATCATGGTTTCTCTCAATGTGTGACTAAGATTACAGGTCACCCAAAATGCCGCGGCTCACCTCCTCATGAACCTCCCTAGGCATTCATCAATGAACAGTGCCTCGAAAGAGCTTTTTTGGCTTCCCATGAAGCAACGGGTGCAATTCATAGGAAAGGTCCTTCACTATTAGGCCCATTAGGCACCCCCTATTCGCCTGGGAGGCCACTAAGATCTTCTACAGCTCTTTTGCTTCAGGTCCCCAAGTTCAAGAAATCCTTCTGGGGCAGACGTTTTTTCCCCCCCCTCACCTTGCCCCAAAACTACGGAGCACCTTCTAATTGAATTGTGGGACATGACCAACAAATGTATCTTTCGTAAGGCtttgaaaatctgttttttttacacattaGTCCCCCGGCTTATGGTCCTCGCTGCACTGTTGACTGCTCAGCGCTCGGAGGCTTACGTGTAGTCAGGCGCTATATACGTTTTACAGAACTGAATATGAGATGAGGTATTTAACATGTACATCTCATTAAGGTAAATAACAACCAAATACTGTTTCGATCGGTTTTCAAGGCTTAATATATTGCTGAACGCATTAATGTCCATAGGTAAGTTACGTTACTTATGCACCTCAATACAGATTAAAAAAGGAAAGATATAATATCTGCTGTATGTGGGTAACTTCACAGATGTTTGATGTCCAGCATGTTGCATATTATTATTCTCATGAGCATTACAAAGGTAATAAAAAACAGTGTCTAAGGTATAGCTAGCTGAATACCTTCTAGTATGAAAAGTGTATAGCAAACTGTCACAATCATTATTATGATGTCATCATAGGTGTCATCAGTgaagtaatttgagatgtcatcagcaaTTTCATCAATGTTATAACTTAACGAGTCACaagagatgtaatatgtgaggccataagtagTGAGTAGACGCATGCATCAGAATATGGACCCTAAAATAGTAGGAGTGTGACCGGGAAGGGGGGCAGGGCAGTCGTTCACCACTAAGACACTCAGAGCACTTGCAGCATTCGAACAAAACTccccctaaaaaacaaacagaCGTTCAAATTCTCATTGCATCAGAATAATAAACTGTAAGCACATGCAAGACTAGTCCGTCACAACACTTAACACTCAAGGGCACTTCACAACTTCAAACATTCATAGATTTATaatactgaagaaaaaaaaactcaccgAATCACCAAGATCAAAGGTCTAAGGAGACCTACAACATTAGAAAACGCACATCAACACAgcactcacaaaatatggacacttaCATCAGAACTCTAGTGGTGTAAAATGTCCACCCTTAATCTCCAATGCTCACGATCCAGCGCCTTTCAGTAGCTCTAACTTCAAACATGGAAATGCCCAAAGCACCTAAGGGTACACCATTTTCGAGTGTGTGCGCCATATAGATGAAAACTTACATcgcaacaaacacatgcactctactGGATATATACacataggcagtgctttaaattgaaaaattaaagtgcaggtactctatgccagagtacctgcttgtttccccgaagtgccggtactctccaattaaaagtattacgtttttcttgagatgtgccggtactctccctctcaaaataaaaaaaagtgccggtactcagtaccggtccatttaaagcactgcacataGGGTACTCACAAAAAAGACACTAGAAATGTCCATTCCTTCACAAGTATGCACCAAATACCGTCATTGTAACGTAAGTCTGCGCACAGATGTGTGAACATTTTTGCAAAGATACATCCTCGTGCACACAGACATGATCTCCGTAGTGTAGGTGCTGCCCAGtatcaccatagcatgcacacaCTTCTGTATTGTATAAGACAACACCACAGACGTTACTAGTGCGCGTTTGTAGTGGCACTGTGTCCTGACATGCGCATAAAACCAATGTGTACAAAGTCCAGAGTTATTATATGTTCTCTGGTTTGGTCAGAGCCTCTCCCATAAACTCATATATTCACCAACGCACATTTTTAGCATACGCACTTGTGTTGATAGCCATTTTTGACAGCACATTCTATCCTAGCAGAAGTCCTGTTGCGCTGAAGATAATAAGCAGGCAAGCGCATTGTGTGTACTAGCCTGATTTTGACCCTATGACTTTTAAATTACGTACGGGTAACAGAAGCAAGCACTGgtcagctctttaaaaaaaaaagcctataTTCACCCAAGCCTGGGTGGACTTTCCACACCTACCACTCACGTTTATAGAGCCCTACATTCACTGCGGTCTCACACAAGTCTCAGTGAAATTTCTAGAAATCCTAATCCAGACGGCGCACAAAATTCATTATTAAAACAACCCCACAAGCGAAATGGGGTCCTGGTCCCACCGCTCCCAAAACAGGGTCGCATTTACTGTAGGGAATAGGCTCAAGTTATACATGTTTTAGACAGGAGGGCCCCCGCTTCTTAAATCTGTCCCAGGAGTTATATGCCGAGCCTCCAAGGAGGAAAAAAAAAGGCAGGAAATCACaccgtactaaaaaaaaaaaaaaatactgactaGATACGTCTGCCTCCTTCCCTACTCCAAGGAACACTGCAACGAATCTGCAGTCCATACAGCACAGCTGCTGCCTCCGAGTCCCCACTGTCCCTGCAGCCCCGTGCGCAGGAGCAGCTTCCGATATAATTTCACGAACTTCCGGTTTAGGAACAGGGAAATAGAAAGGGGACTAACGTGCAATCAGCGGCACAAGTATAATCACCAAACTGCAACTAGCCTGCTAACCTACTAGAACGTGTCCCCAATTACCTTTTTGCTGCTGGATATACCAGCGTTACATTTCTAGATTTTTGTGTTCAAAAGGAAATATTTCAAGTCTTTTCGGACTGCGATTTTAGCCCCTGTCTTCAGTAGAAATGCGTTCAGTTTTAATATACCATTCACGTATACTAGTAGTATCTGAGGCTAGGAATTATGCAACGACGGAGAACTAAACTAGGCAGCAGCTGCAGGAGTGTCTAAATTATGCAACAATGAAAGATTATAAACTGAAATACGAGTTGCAGTTCAATAGATAGGTTTAAATATCAAACGAAAAATTACAAGGAATATGTTTACAAAAATGTTTCACTGTTGAACTCTAGCTTCCAAACCACCTAGGTCTAAGCATTATAAGTTCTCCGGGACAGGTGTTTTAGTTGAATTCTGGTACTTATGGTCCTGTTTTCATAATGGAATAAACAATACTTcaggtcccagaattcaaagaacaaAAATCTGGACTGGGGCAGCAGTTTAGGAATTGACCTGTGAAACCTGACGGGACTATAATTCCTTATTAATTAAAATACACATGATCTTTAGCTGCTGAATTTCCACGAATATAATTGAAACAAGCATAGGCAATGCCAGTAAATCTCGTCATTTTTGATCCATGCTGTACAACAGGGAAGCTGCAGTGCACTATggctgaaaataattttaaaaagtgttatGATAAAGATTAGCTTTCCTACAAAATGAGgcgagcattttttatttttatttaccaagATGGATTAGTAAATATAAAGTTGCGCAAAGTGCAATTTTTTTAATATAGTACCATTGTGCTTTTTTGATATAGTGCCAAATCGCTCTCACatataagacctattggctttggcagctcGGCTGCTGTACACCATGACAGAAAATAACGTTAAAAAGTGCTACGACAGGGATGCGTGCTCCTACAAAGTGAGGtgagcatgttttctttttatttactgtgaTGGATTAGGAAATAACAGGTTgcacaaaatgcacttttttaaTATAGCACAAATGTGCTTTTTGATATATCGAAAATGCCCTTTTCTCCAAAAATAAAAATGGGGGAGTGGTTTCGAGGTGGGGAGAGGGTAGGAAACAAGGGTACATGGAGGGAGGACTGGAC
Coding sequences:
- the PEX2 gene encoding peroxisome biogenesis factor 2, with amino-acid sequence MASKVMHSEDINPVLRISQLDALELNKALEQLVWSQFTQCFHGFKPGLLARIEPELKAFLWIFLWRFTVYSKNATVGQTIMDIKYRNNLSQIEKYQPLNKQQKLWYLICTVGGRWLEERSYDLFSNHPFGSTFSKTKHIVSFTAGLLKLSGLLNFLVFLQNGKFATLTERLLGIRSVFCRPQSVRQVGFEYMNRELLWHGFAEFLIFLLPLINFQRLKARLFSCFKPSLSATTNSESVSVHSKECSLCGEWPTMPHTIGCAHVFCYYCVKSNYLFDMYFTCPKCGCEVQSLQPVEFKINLSEIQPL